Genomic window (Pseudomonadota bacterium):
GTCCGTCGCCGGCGATGCCTGCGTCCAAAGCGCCGGATCATCCAGGGCCAGCGTCTCCACGTTCTCCACCAGATCGCTCGCGCGTGCGCCGCTGGTGACAACGAGGCGAATGCGGCTGTTGGCCACCATGTAGGTCAGACGCTCGCGGGGGAAGTCCGGGTCCAGCGGGACGTAGGCGCCGCCCGTACGCCAGATCGCCAGCATGGCGACCCACTCCGCCGGCCCGCGTTCGGCTGCGATCCCGATACGCTCCTCAGGCCTCACGCCGCGGGCGCGCAGGATGCCCGCCAGCAGCGCCGCGCGCCGATCGAGCTCCGCGTAGGTGAGGAACTCACCGCCGATCCCCACCGCCGGCGACTGCGCGTGACGGGGCAGCACGTCGCGGAACCACGCATCGACGGTGCTCGGCCGTTGGGTAGGCGTGGATGCGGGCGCGCACACCGACACGGGCAGTCCCAGCGGTGCGCCCCGGACGCGTTGACTCGGATCCCGCGCGAGCGCCCTCAGCAGGTGGGTGAACCCAGCCTGCCACTCGACCACGGTCTGCTCATCGAACAGGTCCGTCGCGTACTCGAAGCTGCCGACGAGGCCACCGTCCGCGGCTTCCTCCAGCTGCACCGTCAGATCGAACTTCGCGGCGGCCGCCGGCGCATCGACCGGCTCGAAGGTAAGCCCCTCGACCGTCCTCGGCGACGGCGGCGTGTTGCGCAGGGTGAAGAGCACCTGGAAGACGGGATTCGCAGACAAATCTCGGGTGACTGGCAGCGCTTCCACCAATTCCTCGAAGGGCAGATCTTGATGGGCGTACGCGTCCAACGCCACCTGGCGTACCCGCTGCACGAGTGCGCGGAAGCTATCGACCCCATGCAGCGAGGTGCGCAGGACGATCGTGTTGCTGAAGAACCCGATCAGCTGTTCGAACTCGGCTCGCCGTCGGTTGGCGATCGGCGAGCCCACTACCACGTCCGTCTCGCCCGTCAGGCGATACAGGAGCACGTCGAAGGCGGCCAACAACACCATGAACAGGGTGGCGCCTTCCTCCTCCGCCAGCGCGGCCAACGCCGTGCCCGTGGCCGCATCCACGGCAAAGCGCAGCTGATGCCCGCGATGGGTCGGGCGGCGCAAGCGCGGTCGATCGGCGGGCAGTGGCAGCAACGACGGTGCGCCAGCCAGCGTATCGCGCCAGTACGCGAGCTGCTCCTCGAGCTGGGCACCCGCCAACCAATCCCGCTGCCAGGTGGCGTAGTCCGGGTACTGCACGGTCAGTGGCGCCAGCGGGTCGGGCAGGCCGCGGACGTTCGCCATGTAGGTCGTCGCCAGCTCCTTGAGCAGGATGGCGCGCGACCAGGCGTCGAACACCACGTGGTGGCAGACCGCTACCAGCACGTGGTCCTGCGCCGTCAGCTGCGCCAGCGCCACCCGCAGCAGCGGTCCGCGTTCGAGATCGAAGGGCGCGGCCGTGCGCATCGCGAGCGCTTGGCCGATGGTGCGCTCGCGATCCTCGGGCGCCACGTCGGCCAGGTCGATCGTCTCGACGCCGACCTCCGGCGCCACCTCCGCCGCCAGCACCCGCTGGCGCGGCTCGCCGTCCTCGCCGGTGACGAACACCGTTCGCAGGCTCTCGTGGCGCGCGACGATGGCGGCCACGCTCGTCGCCAGCGCCGTGGCGTCGAAGGGCCCTCGAATACGCACCGCCATGGGAATCGCGTAGGCGGCCCGCCCCTGCGGTTCGAGGCGGTCGAGCAGCCACATGCGCCGCTGCGAGAAGGACAGGGGAATAGGCGCCTCGCGATCGACGATCGCTAGCGGTGCGTCCGCCGTCGTGCTCGTGCGCGCCGAGGGCGCTCCCAGCACCCTCGATGCGAGACCGCGCACCGTGGGCGCCTCGAACAGAGCCGTCAAGGGCAGATCGACCTGGAACTCGGCGCGGATGCGACTCACGGCGCGGGTGGCCAGCAGGGAGTGACCGCCGATCTGGAAGAAGCTCGCGCCCGCGGAGACGTGCTCCTGATCGAGCACTTCGCCGAATATCGTCGCTAGCTTGGCTTCGGTCTCCCCCTCCGGTGCCACGTAGGGAATCTCCTCCGCCAACGGGGGCGGTGCGGGCAGCGCCGCCTTGTCCACCTTGCCGTTCGGCGTGAGCGGGAAGGACGTCAGCCCCAGCACCCGTTCCGGCACCAACCCCGCGGGCAAGCGTTCGGTCAGCCACGGCGCCAGCGCCGACGGGTCGACCTCACCGGTGACGTAGGCCACCAGCTGATCCTCGACCAGACAAACGGCCGCGGCGCTCACCTGCGGATGGGTCGCCAGACACTGCTCGACCTCCGCCGGCTCCACCCGCAGGCCGCGGATCTTGACCTGCTCATCCATGCGCCCCAGAAAATGCACCAGACCGTCAGCGTCCATGCGCACCCGGTCGCCCGTGCGGTAGCGTCGTTCGCCGGCGCGGCCGGAGAAGCGCTCTGCCGTCTGCGCGGCGGACTCCAGGTAGCCATGGGCGAGCTGTCGTCCGCCGATCCAGAGTTCCCCGGGAATGCCTCGCGGAACGAGCTGCCCGGCGACGTCGCGCACCTCGACGCGGTTGCCAGGCAAGGGCCCGCCGAGCGGCGGCGCCTGATCGATGGGGATCGCTTCGATCTCGTGCGTCAGCACGCCCACGGTCGCTTCCGTCGGCCCGTAGTGGTTGACGAGGCGCAGGGAGGGCGCTAGCTCGCGCACGCGGCGCACCAGCGCCGCCGGCAGGCGCTCGCCGCCGCACACGAGGATCTCTCGCGGCAGCACGTCGGCCGGGTCCTTGCCGCAGAGCAGCGCGGCGAGATGAGAGGGCACGATCTTCATCACATCGACCGGTGCGGTGCGCAAGCGCTCGGCCAGGCGATCAGGATCCATGATCCGCTCGCTGCCGATCACGTGCAGCGTGCCGCCCGTGGCAAGGCTCGGGAAGATGGCCGTGTGGCCGAGGTCTGAGGCGAAGCTGGAGACGGTCGCATAGGCCTTGTCAGACTCAAGTCTTAAGCGGTCCTCGATCGCACCGACGTAACTCGCCAAGGCGCCGTGATCGATACCTACCAGTTTTGGCAGCCCGCTGGATCCCGACGTGAAAATGCCGTAGGCGAGCTGCTCGCGGGTGACTGGGGCGGACGTGGCATCGGCGGTCGCCGAGGTAAGCGTCCCGGTTGTGAGCGCCTCGGTGTCAAGCTCGACCCGCCTCACGCCGTCATCGAAGGTGGTGTCATCGAACGCCGTGCCCTTGGCTACGAGCAGCGCGGCGAGACGTCCTTCGCGCACTCGCGTCGCCAGGGCGAGCTGGGGGAGTTCCGGCTCCAGCGGCACGGCAGTGCCGCCCACGCGCCAGACGCCGAGCGTCGCCGCCACCACCAGTGCCGATCGCGGCAAACAGATGCCGATGCGCGCCTCGCTGCCAAGCCCCTCGTCCCGCAAGGTCGTCGCCACGTGCGATGCCATGCGATCAAGGTCGGCACGCGACCGCATCGCGAATTCGTCCACGACGCATGGTGCATCGGGATTGTCGGTCAGGGTTGCCGCAAAGCGGTCCGGAATCAGTGCCGTGTTCGTAGGCGACGGCGCGGACGCCAGGGACACGTGCGAAGGTGAAGCGTCGGCGACCGGCACGAGGCGCAAGGCGTCGAGCGTCGATTCCTCTACCAAGGCACTGGTGAGCAGCACCTCGAACTGAGCCGCGATCGCTTCCAGCGCCTGCATGTCGTACGTCCCGGCGCATGCCACCCACGTCAGCCGCGCACTCCCCTCGCCCAGCGTCGCCTCCAGCAACACAGGCGCGGGTAACGGCCCACGGTCCCACTCGACGATGCGAAACGCGACGCCATTCGACGCGGCTTTGGCAGCGACCGAACCGCTCGCGCTAAAGGCGGCGTCGAAGGGACCTAGCGTGGCGCCCTCCTCGCCCGCGCTGCCATCGAATGCGTCGAGCCACCGTTTGTGCTCTGCTTCGAGCTCCGCCCAGCGTTTCGCATAGGTCGAGAAACCGGTTGCGCCGGGGGGCTCTGGCCCTTCCGCCGCCAGGGGTACCCAGCGATCGAGCGGACCCAACACATCGGCTAACTCAGGCGCTTCCCGGCCATCGAATTGCACGGCCAGCGACACCGCTGTGCCTGCGCGCCGGTACAGGAGAGCACTGAACGCCGCGCCGAGTAGCGTCGCGACGGAAACCGCGTGGGCGCTCGACCAGCGCGCCAGCGACTCGACCAGTGGGGGCGCCAGGGTGCGCCTGACCGTAAGCGCACGCGCCGCGCTGGCGTCTGCGCCGCGCACACCGAAGGTGCGCTCGGGCCCCTGTCGCGACGGCGTCGTTCGCGCTTGCCAGAAGCGCCGCGCATCCTGCGCGGCGTCGGACTCGAGCAAATCTTCCTGCCAGTCCGCGACGTCGAGAAACTGCAGAACGTCCCCGGCGCTCGAGCCCCGCTCACCCGCGTAGGCGCGAGCGATCTCTGCGACGAGACTCGCGAGCGTGGCGCGGTCACTCAGCAACCAAGGCAGCTCGATGATCAGCTCCGCCCGGCCGTCGCCGTGCGCAGCAACGCACAAACGCAACCGCGGCCCGCACTCACCAGTGCTCGTACCCTCGGCGTTCGCTGACGCCGCGGCCCCCTCAGCGAGCTCCGATGCTCGGGACGGCTGCTCCTCGTGCCGGGTGATCTCTAGGACAGCCGGCGCATCGTGCGTACCCTGCACCGGCCCCGTGAGTTCCGGCCGACGCACGATCGCCATCGCCAGCAGTTCGTAGCGAGCCGCCACCGCATCGATCGCTCCCGCCAGACGGTGCACGTCCAGCGCGCCGTCGAGGCGAACCCGCACGCCCATCACCGCCTCGGCCGCGTGCGCGGGACACCACGCCAAGCGACTGCGCTGCACTGGCGACAGCGGCGAGAAGTCCGTCTTAGTGCCCGCCTCTAGCTGATCCATCGCCTCGCTCATGGCTGCGCCCGCTGCCAGGTCATGGAGTCTCCAGCGCCCGCCATGCAGACCACCACCCGGCGCTCGCCCTCGTAGGCCTCGCGCCCGTGGCAGACCAGTAGGTTGTCGATCAGCAGCAGATCCCCCGCCTCCCAGTCGAAGCGCGTCGTTTCCTGCGCGAACGCCTCGCGCACAGCGCTCAGGTACGCGTCGGGAATCTCCCGCCCATCGCCGAACAAGGCCTGGCGCGGCAGGCCTGCGGCACCACACAGTTCCGTTAACGCCTGACGATCGTCCGCGGCGAGGGCGGACACGTGGAAAAGGTGGGCCTGGTTGAACCACACGGCCTCTTCGGTCACCGGGTGGGCGACGATGGCGGGGCATAGCTGGCGTGTGCGCAGGCGGGCGCCGTCATCGAGCCAGGTCGGCTCCATGTGATGCGCCTTGCAGTAGCGCACCACCTCCTGGCAATCATCGGTCTGGAAGACCTCTTGCCAAGGCAGATCAAGACCGTCGCCGTAATGGCGCACGTACATGACCCCCGCCTCCTCGAAGGCGCGACGCACCTCGTCTGGGATGCGCGCCAGCACCCGTCGGTTATCGGCGAGCGGTGTCGCCCCCGCCACGCGCGCCGGCTGCAGGCAGGCGAAGGTCAGTAACCGCGGGAACACGCGCGTGTACGCCTGCTCGCTGTGTTGGGGGATCACCTGGTCGGGTGGATAGTCGGTGGAGCTGTAGACACGCCCGGAGACCTCGCGACGCGGCGTCGAGCGATAGTCGTAGGTGAGCGTCTCTTCACCCGCCAAGGTTTGTGTCATCGCTTCGATGGTCGCGGTGTCCGTCACGGCGAAACCGCGCAGCAGCAGAGCACCCTCGCGGTGCAGCCGTGCGAGAACCTCTTGCCGCCGACTCGACAACCACGCCAGCAGCTGCACATCGGGCCGACTGGCGCGAAACAGCCCGGGCAACGCGGCGCCGTTGGCCATGGGTTCTGCGCGCACGAGCGCGTCCGCCGCAACGGACACCGTGCGGCGTCGGCGACCGGCTGACGGCTTGGGCATGCTGGGGCGCGCATCGCTCATAGCTTGCGATTCCCTTGGGCTGTGCGTGACCGCCGGCCCCGCAACCCCGCCAAGCCCGCGCGACGTTGATCGGCCAGGGCGAGGGCTGCTTGCCCGGCGCTCGCCGCCAGCCACTCGCTTAGCTTGCGCTCTGGTGTTGTCGTCATCGCCTGCAAGGCATCCGCCAGTCCGCGCGCCAGGCGGGCCACGGTGGCCTCCTCGACGCGAGCGGTGCGGTACTCGAAGCCACCGCGAATGCTCCCGTCGCCCATCTCCAGCAATTCGAGCTTCAGGTCGTAGCGAGCGGGCAGCATGCCGTTGGCGGTCTCGGCGATTTCCTCCGCGGGAACGGGCGTGATCGTCAGACCCGGGAGCTCGAGCACGGGGCGCGGCGCGTTCTGCAGCACGAACCAAAGCTGCCCGAGCGACGCCGGCACCTGGCCGCCCTGCGCCGCGTTCTCGGCAATGCGCGCGAAGGGCAAGCGCTGATGTGCCAGCGCGCCGAGGGTGACCTCGCGCGCTTGGTCCAGCGCTTGCGCGAGGGTCGCGTCCTCGTCGAGGGTGATCCGCAACGGCAGCGTGTTGACGAAGAACCCGATCATGTTCTCGAGTCGTGGATCATCGCGGCCCGCGGCGGGACAGCCAATCACGAGCTCGCGCCCCCCACCCGCGATCCGCAAGGCGATGGCGTAGGCCGCCAACAGCACCATGAAGAGCGTGGCGTCATGCGCCTGCGCCAGCGCATTGACCGCAGTGGCCTGCTCGGCGCTGAGCGCGATTGGCACCCGGGCCGCGAGGCGATGGTCCGTTCCCGATGCCGGTCGAGCGCCCGGCAGCGCTAACTGCGACGGCACCGCGGCGAGCGTGCGCGACCAATACTGCTCGTCCTGCGCGAGCGCCGCCGATGCCACGCGCTTCGCCTCGTGCAGCGCCCAATCACCGTACTGCAGGGGCATGGGCACCAGCGGGTTGGGCAGCCGCGCCCGTCGAGCCTGGTAGAGCGCCGCCAGCTCCTTGGCTAGGATCGCGATCGACCAGCCGTCGCTGATGATGTGATGCATCACCAGCACCACCACGTGCGCGCGCTCGCTCACCCGCAGCAACACGGTGCGCAGGAGCGGGCCGTCCGCGAGGGCCAAGGGCTGACCTGCCGCCGCCATCGCCGTCTTCGCAACGTCCGCCTGGCGGGCGTCGCCCGCCGTCGACGAGAGATCCACTTCCTCGATGTG
Coding sequences:
- a CDS encoding amino acid adenylation domain-containing protein; protein product: MSEAMDQLEAGTKTDFSPLSPVQRSRLAWCPAHAAEAVMGVRVRLDGALDVHRLAGAIDAVAARYELLAMAIVRRPELTGPVQGTHDAPAVLEITRHEEQPSRASELAEGAAASANAEGTSTGECGPRLRLCVAAHGDGRAELIIELPWLLSDRATLASLVAEIARAYAGERGSSAGDVLQFLDVADWQEDLLESDAAQDARRFWQARTTPSRQGPERTFGVRGADASAARALTVRRTLAPPLVESLARWSSAHAVSVATLLGAAFSALLYRRAGTAVSLAVQFDGREAPELADVLGPLDRWVPLAAEGPEPPGATGFSTYAKRWAELEAEHKRWLDAFDGSAGEEGATLGPFDAAFSASGSVAAKAASNGVAFRIVEWDRGPLPAPVLLEATLGEGSARLTWVACAGTYDMQALEAIAAQFEVLLTSALVEESTLDALRLVPVADASPSHVSLASAPSPTNTALIPDRFAATLTDNPDAPCVVDEFAMRSRADLDRMASHVATTLRDEGLGSEARIGICLPRSALVVAATLGVWRVGGTAVPLEPELPQLALATRVREGRLAALLVAKGTAFDDTTFDDGVRRVELDTEALTTGTLTSATADATSAPVTREQLAYGIFTSGSSGLPKLVGIDHGALASYVGAIEDRLRLESDKAYATVSSFASDLGHTAIFPSLATGGTLHVIGSERIMDPDRLAERLRTAPVDVMKIVPSHLAALLCGKDPADVLPREILVCGGERLPAALVRRVRELAPSLRLVNHYGPTEATVGVLTHEIEAIPIDQAPPLGGPLPGNRVEVRDVAGQLVPRGIPGELWIGGRQLAHGYLESAAQTAERFSGRAGERRYRTGDRVRMDADGLVHFLGRMDEQVKIRGLRVEPAEVEQCLATHPQVSAAAVCLVEDQLVAYVTGEVDPSALAPWLTERLPAGLVPERVLGLTSFPLTPNGKVDKAALPAPPPLAEEIPYVAPEGETEAKLATIFGEVLDQEHVSAGASFFQIGGHSLLATRAVSRIRAEFQVDLPLTALFEAPTVRGLASRVLGAPSARTSTTADAPLAIVDREAPIPLSFSQRRMWLLDRLEPQGRAAYAIPMAVRIRGPFDATALATSVAAIVARHESLRTVFVTGEDGEPRQRVLAAEVAPEVGVETIDLADVAPEDRERTIGQALAMRTAAPFDLERGPLLRVALAQLTAQDHVLVAVCHHVVFDAWSRAILLKELATTYMANVRGLPDPLAPLTVQYPDYATWQRDWLAGAQLEEQLAYWRDTLAGAPSLLPLPADRPRLRRPTHRGHQLRFAVDAATGTALAALAEEEGATLFMVLLAAFDVLLYRLTGETDVVVGSPIANRRRAEFEQLIGFFSNTIVLRTSLHGVDSFRALVQRVRQVALDAYAHQDLPFEELVEALPVTRDLSANPVFQVLFTLRNTPPSPRTVEGLTFEPVDAPAAAAKFDLTVQLEEAADGGLVGSFEYATDLFDEQTVVEWQAGFTHLLRALARDPSQRVRGAPLGLPVSVCAPASTPTQRPSTVDAWFRDVLPRHAQSPAVGIGGEFLTYAELDRRAALLAGILRARGVRPEERIGIAAERGPAEWVAMLAIWRTGGAYVPLDPDFPRERLTYMVANSRIRLVVTSGARASDLVENVETLALDDPALWTQASPATDQAPTPGRLAYVLYTSGSTGVPKGVCVSHGSACFFLEAMTQRLEWSADVRMLAVTTLGFDIALLERWGPLLVGGCSEVVSADEAADGIALAKRLASSAPNAMQATPATWRLLRDAAWPGAMELTALIGGEALPVELADWVRARSAAVWNLYGPTETTVWSAAHRHDEGDATGLVSLGTPLGATHVAVLDAGGRPVPTGVWGELAIGGPGVARGYEARAAETARRFVPDPFARTPGERLYLTGDVCRLRRDGTLAFGGRRDGQVKLRGLRIEIGELEAALADVPHVTAGAAILHEEQLTLFVEPASATGAGEHGGAERAVAVARGIVENVRSTLRQRLPAYMVPQHIETIPALPLTPNNKIDRRALTALARGQRGASRAYVAPRSETEATVCEIFAEVLGLERVSVEDSFFDLGGHSLLATRVAVRMRDRLGVEIPLRELFDAPTPAALAVRVGEGGLASAGGGSRVARAPLRALPRPAEVPLSYAQERLWFVDQMNPGDASYAIPMVLRLSGPLDSDALGACLRAVVARHEVLRTTFASVAGRPVQIIHPADSSLAEQAAAVQTADLTTIEAGERDQRLREWVGKVAREPFDLDEGPLLRTQLLRLGERDHVVILVMHHIASDGWSAGVLARELTALYAGRVAGLDEVLPPLEVQYADWAIHERTVLDEAAVEEELTYWRQRLAGMPSRVLAPDVEQASTPAECSFTVDARVADALDRLAAQEQASLFMVCLAAFSLLLGREGDSDDIVVGTDVAHRTHTAAEKLIGFFVNVLPLRTDLAGRPTFAELVGRVCEVCLEAYAHEDVPFARLASAVSDRRQDGRTPLIQVLFVLQNLPAVQLQLAELEAQVLELAAPTTKFDLAFFFRRSDAGLSGTWRYDAGKFSSARIERLGQRFEQLLSTVAAAPQTVIDDLDLRTEQEQMVDQQRTQRRAASRKARLKRASARPVAQVASSPVVPGATIEGLTRGEGAVAQTSAPWCVHAQGDDADLVAWVRAERSAVEDALTRHGAVLLRGGPFHEETAFEALGRALLTELYGEYGDLPRSQVSRRVYGSTPYPADRAIRFHSESSHLTTWPTRILFGCVVPSQTRGETPLADGRVVLDALPAEVRARFVARGLRYSRTFTAGLDVRWQDFFRAESRDEVEAACAHTGTECQWDADGTLHIADVRPAVSDHPDHGGPVWFNQVALHHPHYLDAGVKEALLAKYGVERLPRNVTYGDGSPISEADLAAMDQAYERARVEFPWQRGDVLLLDNERVAHGRNPFTGERRIIVAMGRMRGPDGQVIAPETSP
- a CDS encoding TauD/TfdA family dioxygenase; this encodes MSDARPSMPKPSAGRRRRTVSVAADALVRAEPMANGAALPGLFRASRPDVQLLAWLSSRRQEVLARLHREGALLLRGFAVTDTATIEAMTQTLAGEETLTYDYRSTPRREVSGRVYSSTDYPPDQVIPQHSEQAYTRVFPRLLTFACLQPARVAGATPLADNRRVLARIPDEVRRAFEEAGVMYVRHYGDGLDLPWQEVFQTDDCQEVVRYCKAHHMEPTWLDDGARLRTRQLCPAIVAHPVTEEAVWFNQAHLFHVSALAADDRQALTELCGAAGLPRQALFGDGREIPDAYLSAVREAFAQETTRFDWEAGDLLLIDNLLVCHGREAYEGERRVVVCMAGAGDSMTWQRAQP